A stretch of Lathyrus oleraceus cultivar Zhongwan6 chromosome 6, CAAS_Psat_ZW6_1.0, whole genome shotgun sequence DNA encodes these proteins:
- the LOC127092645 gene encoding flavonol synthase/flavanone 3-hydroxylase, with product MGDIDPSYIQSTEHRPNLSTFVQVDEIPIIDLSQSNQLNLISEIGKACEEWGFFQVINHGVPSDVSKKVEIETKKFFELSLEEKKKVKRDAVNAMGYHDAEHTKNIRDWKEVFDYLVENTTLVPSSHEPNDSGLRTLTNQWPLYPPHFRETMEEYAREVEKLSYKLLELISLSLGLPGDKFHDCFKNQLSMVRLNRYPPCPFPDLALGVGRHTDSSALTVLAQDDIGGLQVKRKSVGDWIPVKPTPSAFIINVGDVVQVWSNDRYKSVEHRVVVNTQKERFSIPLFFYPGHHVVAKPAEELVNDKSPAKYKAYNIGKFYANRNRSDFNKREVDNIQIHHFRVLD from the exons ATGGGAGACATAGATCCATCTTACATACAATCCACAGAACACCGTCCCAACTTATCTACCTTTGTCCAAGTTGATGAAATTCCAATCATCGACCTCTCACAAAGTAATCAACTAAACCTCATCTCAGAGATTGGCAAGGCGTGTGAAGAATGGGGATTCTTTCAAGTAATCAACCATGGAGTTCCCTCTGATGTTAGCAAAAAGGTTGAGATTGAGACAAAGAAGTTCTTTGAGCTAAGCTTAGAGGAGAAGAAGAAAGTGAAAAGAGATGCAGTGAATGCAATGGGGTATCATGATGCTGAACATACTAAGAACATAAGGGATTGGAAAGAGGTTTTTGATTATCTTGTTGAGAATACAACACTAGTTCCTTCTTCTCATGAACCAAATGACTCAGGGCTAAGAACTCTCACCAACCAATGGCCACTATACCCTCCTCATTTCAG GGAAACAATGGAGGAATATGCAAGGGAAGTGGAAAAGCTATCTTACAAGTTATTGGAGTTGATTTCGTTGAGCTTAGGCTTACCTGGTGACAAATTCCATGACTGCTTCAAGAATCAACTAAGCATGGTGAGGCTGAATCGCTATCCTCCGTGTCCTTTCCCTGATCTGGCACTTGGTGTCGGTCGTCACACTGATTCTAGTGCCTTGACTGTGCTTGCACAAGATGATATTGGAGGCTTACAAGTTAAGAGAAAATCTGTTGGTGATTGGATTCCTGTTAAACCTACTCCTTCTGCATTCATCATCAATGTCGGTGACGTGGTTCAG GTTTGGAGCAATGACAGGTATAAGAGTGTGGAGCACAGGGTGGTAGTAAACACACAGAAAGAAAGGTTTTCAATTCCATTGTTCTTTTATCCAGGTCACCATGTTGTAGCGAAACCAGCAGAAGAGCTGGTGAATGACAAGAGTCCTGCGAAATATAAAGCATACAATATTGGTAAATTCTATGCTAATAGAAACCGTAGTGATTTCAACAAACGCGAGGTTGACAATATCCAAATTCATCATTTCAGAGTTTTGGATTAG